The Hymenobacter sp. GOD-10R genome includes a window with the following:
- a CDS encoding phytanoyl-CoA dioxygenase family protein yields the protein MSAIQDYPRFVLGNSLTAEQLAFFRENGFLHFRPFISRDRVQELLQASQQVQRQWLEEGVKKVNGVPIKYGKDVDGSPIVQRFAFASHYSPVLHEFLQDPRFQALFPLLETPGGRVGENEKNGLVINHYVNVTGSEFSQMGWHTDSLRDVFYGKRIAPMLNVGVHLDGTPATNGGLRLLTGTHRQGLRDMLFRKKYYKDVSSDDNEVAVETEPGDLTVHDGRMWHRVAQSPLVGEVSRRRVMYIPIIAGKYDPKDANSATPFYLRFLHLVK from the coding sequence ATGTCAGCAATACAAGACTATCCCCGCTTTGTCCTAGGTAATAGCCTCACGGCAGAGCAGTTGGCGTTTTTTAGAGAGAATGGCTTTCTTCATTTTCGACCCTTTATTTCTCGTGATAGAGTGCAGGAATTACTGCAAGCCTCGCAGCAGGTACAGCGGCAGTGGCTAGAGGAAGGCGTGAAGAAAGTGAACGGAGTACCGATTAAGTACGGCAAGGATGTAGACGGCTCGCCTATCGTGCAGCGGTTTGCCTTTGCTTCGCACTATAGTCCCGTTCTCCACGAGTTTTTGCAAGACCCGCGCTTTCAAGCTCTATTTCCGCTGCTTGAAACGCCGGGGGGCCGCGTAGGCGAAAACGAGAAGAACGGTTTAGTCATCAACCATTACGTCAACGTAACGGGTAGTGAGTTCTCGCAAATGGGCTGGCACACCGACTCGTTGCGCGACGTATTCTACGGCAAGCGCATTGCGCCCATGCTCAACGTGGGCGTGCACCTCGATGGCACCCCGGCTACTAACGGCGGCTTGCGCCTGCTCACGGGCACGCACCGCCAGGGCCTGCGCGACATGCTCTTCCGCAAGAAATACTACAAAGACGTAAGCTCCGACGACAACGAAGTGGCCGTGGAAACCGAGCCCGGCGACCTTACGGTGCACGATGGCCGGATGTGGCACCGCGTGGCCCAGTCGCCGCTAGTAGGGGAAGTTTCGCGTCGCCGCGTGATGTACATTCCGATCATTGCCGGCAAGTACGACCCCAAAGACGCCAACAGCGCCACGCCTTTCTACCTGCGCTTCCTGCACTTGGTCAAATAA